In Centroberyx gerrardi isolate f3 chromosome 11, fCenGer3.hap1.cur.20231027, whole genome shotgun sequence, the following are encoded in one genomic region:
- the LOC139918089 gene encoding protein sprouty homolog 3: MDPAHSFRMELDGLDLQQVPVLSLEQIRAIRASNDYVERPVALEPASQSGFFYAHDERYPHGGHPHHPQPSLHSALPRSQSQHQHAHLAHLSRSSTISSSMSRTSGTSDQRLLAGLTPSHSGSVVRAQPKGELKPEASLGKGLVEDEAELGLHLFICERCGRCKCQECCAPRRLPSCWACGQRCLCSAESAVEYGTCLCCVKGLFYHCSAQDDEDNCADRPCSCAPAHACARWGTMGLLALCLPCLCCYPPARLCLALCQCAHDRATRPGCRCSNTNTVCRKISASNPNPGHPPLRNKALEKPL, translated from the coding sequence ATGGACCCTGCCCATTCCTTCAGGATGGAGCTGGACGGGCTGGACCTTCAGCAGGTCCCAGTTCTGTCCCTCGAACAGATCCGCGCCATCCGGGCCAGCAACGACTATGTGGAGCGGCCCGTGGCACTGGAACCGGCCTCTCAGTCCGGATTTTTCTACGCCCATGATGAGCGCTACCCTCATGGAGGACACCCCCATCACCCGCAGCCTTCCCTCCACTCGGCCCTGCCCCGCAGCCAAAGTCAGCACCAACACGCCCACCTGGCCCACCTGAGCCGCTCCAGCACCATCAGCTCCTCCATGTCTCGGACCAGCGGCACCTCAGACCAGCGGCTGCTGGCGGGCCTGACGCCCTCCCACTCCGGTTCGGTGGTGCGTGCCCAGCCTAAAGGAGAACTCAAGCCTGAGGCTTCGCTGGGTAAAGGCCTGGTGGAGGATGAGGCGGAGCTGGGGCTGCATCTGTTCATCTGTGAGCGGTGTGGTCGCTGCAAGTGCCAGGAGTGCTGCGCCCCACGCCGCCTGCCCTCCTGCTGGGCCTGCGGACAGCGCTGCCTGTGCTCCGCCGAGAGCGCCGTGGAGTACGGAACCTGCCTGTGCTGCGTTAAAGGCCTCTTCTATCACTGCTCCGCCCAGGACGACGAGGATAACTGTGCCGATCGGCCGTGCTCCTGCGCTCCAGCCCACGCCTGTGCCCGCTGGGGCACCATGGGGCTGCTGGCGCTCTGCCTGCCCTGCCTCTGCTGCTACCCCCCTGCCAGGCTGTGCCTTGCCCTGTGCCAGTGTGCCCACGACCGCGCAACGCGCCCCGGCTGCAGGTGCAGCAACACCAACACTGTGTGCCGCAAGATCTCCGCCTCCAACCCTAACCCCGGCCATCCGCCGCTCCGGAACAAGGCCCTGGAGAAGCCATTATGA